TCCACTCGCTGGGCGTGCGCTCCATCCAGCCGGTGCACCAGCTGGACAACCGCTTCGGTGGCGCGGCGCTGCACAACGCCATCTTCCAGGCCGCGCAGTTCCTGGAGAACTGCCACATCGACACGGACTGTGGCGTGACCGGCAATGGCTTCACGCTGGGCTTCGACGTGGACGCCAACTGCCGCAACGTGAAGGGCCTCACGGCCGATGGTCGCGCCCTGGTGCAGGAGATGATGGCCAAGGGCATGCTCATCGACGTGGCGCACATGTCCGAGCGCAGCGTGCGGGACACCTTCGCGGTGTCCCAGGCCAACAGCTACTACCCGCTCTACGTCTCCCACGGCCACTTCCGCGAGGTGATGAACCCGAAGCTGGCGGAGAACGAGAAGACGACGCCGGCGTGGGTGGTGAAGCAGCTGCGGCAGACGGGCGGCATGTTCGGCCTGCGCACGGCGCATGACGAGACACGGGCGTATACGCGCACGGCCGTGGCCAACAGCTGCCAGGGCTCGACGCGCTCGCTGGCCCAGGCGTACGAGTTCGGCCGCCAGGGCCTGAAGGTGCCCATGGCGTTCGGCGCGGACCTCAACGGCTTCATCCAGCAGACGCGGCCGCGCTTCGGCTCGTACGGGGCGTGCTCGGCGGGCTTCAAGGCCGAGGCGGACGCGCAGGCCGCCCAGCAGCGCATCTCCGGTCCGGCGCGCCTGGGCACGGACTTCGACGTGTACGGCCTGGCGCACGTGGGCCTGCTGCCGGACGTGGTGCGTGACCTCAAGCAGCTGGGCGTCAACACCACGGGCCTGGAGAACTCGGCGGAGACGTTCATCCGCATGTGGGAGCGCGCGCAGTCCACGCGCACGGGCATGGCGGACGCCGCGGCGGACATCGACACCAGCGGCGTGGCGCCGTACGTGGAGAAGGCCACCCGCGAGGCGCAGTACCCCCAGGTGTGCGGCAAGGCCTACGCGCCCAACTCCAAGGTGCTCGGCGAGACGTGCCGCTTCAACGAGGAGTGCGTCAGCGCGAAGTGCACCTCGCTGGACTGCGGCAACATCACCGGTACCTGCATCTGCGACGGTGACAACGACTGCGCCACCAGCCAGTACTGCGGCTGGGGCCTCAACACCGGCATCTGCCAGAACAAGAAGGCGCGCGGTGCCCTCTGCTCGGAGAACCGCGAGTGCCTCTCGAACAACTGCCGCTGGACGTTCACCTGCGGCTGAGCCCCTGAGTCACTGAGCCGTCGAGCGGGGGAGGTTCCAGGCACCGTGCCGGGACCTCCCCCGTGTCTCATTCGCGGCAGACCCGGGCGTAGCGGCAGGCCACCACCGAGGGTTGTTCCACCGGGTAGCCGGCCTGGATGGACCAGGCCAGGCGCACGAACTGGGCATGCGACCAGACGAGGGGCGTGGCGGAGAACGTCCCCTCGCCGGGAACGAAGCCGGGCTCTCCGGACGGAGGACGGCCATCCCATACCTGCTCGGGCAGCATGTACCCGTCGTTGCCCGAGCGGGCCATCGCGGCGAGGAAGCCGTCCGCGGGCTGTCCCACGAGGAGCGCGTACTCGCCCCGCTCGCCCGCGAAGATGGGCCAGGCCCTCCCGAGCGTCAGCCCGGTGTCGGGCTCGCTGATGTCCCACGGGGCGCCCTCGCGCGTCTCGCCATACCCGTCGAAGTCGTACCGGCGCCAGAAGGGACCGTTGGGCGTCTCCACCCGCAGCTGCGCGTCCACCACGGGCAGCGTTCGCACGATGGCCGGGTCATCCGCCGGCTTCACGCCCAGCCGCACCAGCTCGAGGAAGCTCGGGTCCACCACCCGGCGCTGGTCCACGGCGGACGGGCCTCCATCTCCCACGCTGTAGGTCGTTCCCGCGTTGGGATTCCCGTCCTTCGTCAGCCGCAGGTAGTACGGGTGCTGCGCCAGCGGCCCGTTGGCCGTCACCGTCCAGCCCTCCACCTGACGCTGCCAGGCGTCCGCGGTCGCCTCGTAGCGCTCGGCGGAGGCGGTGTCTCCGTTGCGGCGCGCGAGGTCCGCGGCGCAGATGAGCCCCGCCACCTCCGCGGCGATCGTCCCAGGTGAATAGCCCCCCTGGTTCTCCCAGCGCTCCTGCGGCGTGATGGGGCCGTTGGCCACCAGGAAGTCCGCCGCCTTGCGGATGTGCTCGGTGTACGTCCGCGCATCGGCCCGGCCGAGCTGCCAGGCCAGGACGATGGGGAGGGCGACTTCGTCGAGCTGGAGGCTGGTCCAGCGCGGGGTTCCATCCACCTCGGCGTTCTGCGGGAAGGAGCCGTCCGGCTTCTGCTGCACCTGGAAGAGGTGGTCGAGCGAGCGCTCCGCTCCTGCCCGGTCTCCGGCGGCCAGCAGCGCGGTGGCGACCTGATACAGGTCGCGCGACCACACGAGGTGGTAGGGCCCGGACGGGTTCTCCAGCTTCCGGGTGCCCCACACCCACGGCATGCTGGGCGAGGCGATGTAGGCGCCCCGGTAGGTCTTGTCCTCGGAGGCCGCCATCACCATCACCGACACGTCATAGGTGGTGCGCCAGGCCTGGGCGCTGGCCGGCGCGGGAGACAGCGAGTCCAGGTAGGCGTGCCAGCCGGCGGCGTACCGCTGGGCGAGCTCCTGGAAGCCCGTCTCCAGCGAGCCTCGTGCCGTCCGCTGGGCCTCGCGCGCCGTGGGGCCGAAGCCGAGCGCGAGCGTCACCTGCTGGCGGGAGCGCCCGTCCACCGCCAGCCGGGCCGTCTGCACCACGTTGCCCTCGGACGCCGAGCCGTAGCTCCAGCTCAGCGTGTAGTCCTCCCGGAGGTCGGTCCAGCCATCGCTCACGCCCAGGAAGCCGCTCGAGGTCCGCGTGAAGGCGGGCCGGGCCATCAGGGCGCTCGCGGCCTTCGCGTCGGTGGCGAGCAGCACGCCGTCATGGCTCGTGCCCGAGTCGTCCATGCCATCGTTGGACAGTGACGGGTCATACACCACGTAGAGCGCATACGGCTCACCGGAGAGGGACTCGAAGCGCACGTCGACGAGCAGCGCATCCCTGCCCGGGTCCGTCACGTACGTCTTGGTGAGACGGTAGCGGCCGGAGCGGGCGGTGTTCACCTGGCGGTAGGTGAGGCTGCGCGGCTCCACCAGCTCGACACGGTGCTCGGTGGCGTCCTGCTCCGACTCGGCGAAGGTGCGGCCATCGGAGACCACGAAGCGCAGGTCCCTCACGCTCGGAGTGCCGAGCGTGGGGTAGTAGACCTCCGTCAGCTCTCCGCTGGCGCCGAGCGTGTACCAGACGTGACTCGACTCCCCGTGCGCGGTGCCGAACCCCACCTTGTTCGCGGGCGTCCAGATGGCGAGCGAGCCAGGGCGGCCGGGCGCCGGAGGCCCCGCGCAGCCGGACAGCAGCAGCAGACCCGTTACGAGCGCCAGCCAGCCATGCGGCCGGAGGATGGGTTGCCTGGCGCTCGGATGATTGTCCCCTGCGTGAATGAAAGACATACGGGGTTCCTCGCCTTTGGACTCCGACAAGGGAGTACACGGGCGGGGGAACGCGCAACGGGCCCTTTGGGAGGGCCGTCAGTCATTGAATGGTACGGATGTCTACTTCACGCCGCGCGTGGAGTCCGAGGTGGGCGGAGACTCCTGGGCGGGGTGGGCATCCAACTCCTCGCGATCGAGCGAGGCGGGGAGGAGCGCGTTGGCCAGGATGCCCACGAGCGCGGCCAGGGCCATGCCGTGCAGCTCCAGGTGGACCCCGCCGAACGTGAGCGGCACCTTGGCGCCACCCAGGCCGAGCACGAGGATGAGGCTGACCACGATGAGGTTGCGGCTGTGGGCGAAGTCGATGCGCGCCTCGGAGAGGGTGCGGATGCCGACGGAGGCGATCATCCCGAAGAGCAGGATGCTCACGCCGCCGAGCACGCCGGCCGGGAGGCTCTGGAACACGGCGGCCAGCTTGGGCGAGAGGCCGAAGAGCATGGCGAAGCCGGCGGCGATGCGCAGCACGGCGGGGTCGTAGACGCGGGTGACGGCGAGCACGCCGGTGTTCTCCGCGTACGTGGTGGCGGCGGGGCCTCCGAGCGCGGCGGAGACCATGTTGGCGATGCCATCGGCGAAGAGGGTGCGCGGCAGGCCGGGGCGCTCGAGGAAGTTCTTCCCCACCACGCGGCCGTTCACGATGACGTCGCCGATGTGCTCGATGAAGGTGACCACGGCCACCGGGGCGAGCACGAAGATGGCCGTCCACGAGAAGGCCGGGGCGTGGAAGGCAGGCAGGCCCACCCAGGCGGCATCCCGGATGGCATCGAGCTTCGCGGGCTCCACCGCGCCGAGCACCAGCGACGTCACGTAGCCGGCGATGACGGCGATGAGGATGGGAATCATCTTGAAGAGACCCCGGGCGAAGACGCTGGTGATGATGGCGGCCAGCAGCGTGACGAGCGCCAGCCCCCAGTGACTCTGGGCCTGGTTGACGGCGACGTTGGCGAGGCCGAGCCCGATGACGATGATGACGGGGCCGGTGACGATGGGCGGGAAGATCTGCTGGATGCGCTGTATGCCGACGGCCTTCACCAGGGCGGAGAAGACGATGTACATGGCGCCGGCGGCGAGGAGCCCGCCACCGACGGCGGCGGGGCCCTCGGCCTTGAGCACGGCGATGATGGGGGCGATGAAGGCGAAGCTGCTGCCCAGGAAGATGGGCACGCCGAGCCCGGTGAGCACGTGGAAGAGGAGGGTGGCGAGCCCGGCGCCGAAGAGGGCGACGCTGGGGTTGAGGCCGGTGAGGAGCGGCACCAGCACGGTGGCGCCGAACATGGCGATGGTGTGCTGGAGGCCCAGCACGACCTTCTTCTGGAGCGGGAGGGGCGGCTGCATGGTGCGCGCTTACTCCACCGGTGACCTTGCCGGGTACTGACTTCTTGTTCGGGTGGGAGCGGGCGGTCGGAGGTGGAGAAGACGCTCGCGGCCATCCGCGAGCTGGCGTGAGCCACCGCCCCCATTCCGGCCTCACCCCAGCCGCAGGGGCAGGCTCCGCAGGCGCTTCCCGGTGAGGGTGAAGACGGCATTGGCCACGGCGGCCGCCACGGGTCCCATCGGCGGCTCGCCCATGCCGTGCGGCGTGTCGCCTTCGCCCACCAGCACCGTCTCGACGTCCGGGGCGTCCGCCATCGTCAGCAGCGGGTAGTCGTGGAAGTTCTCCGCCTCCACCTGCCCCTGCTTCACGGTGATCCGCTCGGACAGGGTGGAGCTCAACCCCATCATCACCGCGCCCTCCACCTGGGCCATGGCTCCGTCCGGGTTGATGACCAGGCCGCAGTCCACGGCGCTCGTGAAGCGGTGCACACGCACCCGGCCGCCCTCGACGGAGACCTCGGCCACCTGGGCCACCAGGGTCTTCACGTCCATGGAGCACGCGATGCCTCGGGCGCGGCCCTCGGGCGCGGCCGTTCCCCAGCCCGCGCGCGAGGCCGCCGCCTCCAGCACCTTGCGCCAGCGGCGGCCCAGCTCGTCTTCCGGCAGGTGCTTCAACCGGAAGGCCAGCGGATCCTCCCCGGCCGCGTGGGCCAGCTCGTCCATGAAGCTCTCCAGCGCGAACGTGTTGGCCAGTAGGCCCAGGCCGCGCCAGGTGCCGGTGGGCACGGGCAGCTTCACGCGCTGGGCCCGCGCCTGACGGTGGGCCACGGCGTAACGGATGGAGCCTCCCCGCCAGGCGCCGAGATCCGCCCCCAGCACCGCGGCCGCGACCTCCGGTATCAGCGAGAAGATGACGTCGCCGCTGGCCTGCTGGTGCTCGAACGCCAGCACCCGGCCGGACTCGTCCAGCGAGGCCCTCAGCTGGTGGTGCGTGGGCGGACGGAAGAATCCCTGGCGGAACTCCTCGGTGCGGTTCCACCCCACGTGCACCGGCCGGCCCGTGGCCCGCGAGAGCCTCGCGGCCTCGATGGCGGGCCGCGCGTCCAGGCGCCGTCCGAAGCCTCCTCCCAGGTAGGTGGGGAGGAGCTCGACGCTCTCCTCCTCGCGGTCCAGTGCCTTGGCCACCTGCTTGCGGATGCTCCCGGGCACCTGGGTGGCCATCCACACCCGCACCCGCTCCGGCTTCACCTCCACCAGCGCGGCCTGCGGCTCCAGGTGCGCGTGCGCCGCGATGGGCGTGCGGTACTCGGCGCTCAGGGGCTTGCCCCGTCCCAGGTGCGCCGGTGCGTCGCCCTCGTCCTGGACGATTACCCCCTCGCCCTCCTTCACGGTCGTCAGCGCCTCGATGTCCGCCTGCTGGAGGGACTCGCCCTCGGACCACTCCAGCTCCAGGTGGGCCAGGGCGGCATAGGCCTGCGCGCGGGACTCGGCGGCCACCGCGGCGAAGTCACCTTCCACCACCACCGCCACCACGCCCGGCTGCTGGGGCGCCTGGCCCTCGCGGGCACTGCGCAGCGTGCTCCCGAGTCTCGGCGGCCGGGCCACGGCGCCGTACAACATGCCGGGCAATCGCTGGTCATACGCGTACACCGGCTGGCCGGTGAGCTTGGCCTCCATGTCCACGCGCGGCATCGACTGGCCGATGAGCTGGAAGTCCTTCGCGGGCTTGAGGGCCGGAGCCTGCTCGGGCACCTCCCACGTGCCCGTGTGCTTCGCCACCACCTCGCCGTAGCGCAGCTTCCGCTCGGGCTGGTCTCGCACGCTGAACGTCCCGGCCGCCGCCACGAGCGACGCGGCCGGCACGCTCAACTGGCGGGCAGCCTCGGCGCGCAGCATCTCCCGGAGGGTGGCGGCCACCTCGCGCAGCGGGGTGAACAGGCCGACCACGGTCTGGCTGCCCGAGGTGCCTTGCGAATCCACCGGCCCACGGGAGGTGCTGGCGTGCACCACCTCCAACTGCTCCCAGGGGACCTCCAGCTCCTCGGCGGCGATCTGCGCCAGCGCGGTGTGGACGCCCTGGCCCATCTCCACCTTGGGCAGGTGCAGACGCACGCGGTCATCCGGGAAGAGCTCGAACCAGACGGTGGGATCCAGCTTGCCTTTCGGGGTGGGCATGTCGCCCTTGTCGAACCACTCCGCCACTCCCAGGCGCAGGGCGGGCAGACCCAGGGCCACGGCTCCGGTACCGCCTACGCCCAGGCCGAGCAGGAACTGCCGGCGCGTGGGACGCCAGCCCTTCTTCGGGAGCGAGTCGCTCATGGCTCCGTCTCCTCGGCCAGCTGGCTCGCCGCCGCGAGCACGGCCTTCTTGATGCGGGGGTAGGTGCCGCAGCGGCAGTAGTTGTGGCTCATGGCCTCCACCACCTGCTCGGGCGAGGGGCTCGGGTTCTTCTCCAGGAGGGCGGCGGCGGTCATCATCTGACCGCTCATGCACCAGCCGCACTGGGGGGCCTGGACCTGGAGGAAGGCCCGCTGCACGGGGTGCAGCCGCGGCTTGCCATCGGGGCCCGGGCGGGACAGGCCCTCCACGGTGCGGATGCGCTTGCCGGCCAGCAGGGAGATGGGCGAGATGCACGCGCGGGTGGCGACGCCATCCACGTGGACCGTGCAGGCGCCGCAGATGCCGGCACCGCAGCTGAAGCGGGTGCCCACGAGGCCCAGCTCGTCCCGAAGCACCCACAGCAGTACGCGGTGGGGGTTCTCGTCGGAGACCTCGTGTTCCTTGCCGTTGATGTCGAGCTTCATGGGGGCTCCCCGTCCTTCCAGCGGAGGTCCGCAGTCTGCGGAGGGTCGCCCGAAATATCCAGGAACGGTTGTGCTGGCCTGCCTGCCTGGCGTCCAGCTCAAAGGGGCCGAATGGAAGAGGAGGGTTACCGGCCCAGCAGCTTGACGGACGCACTCGCATTTCCTTGTGGTCCTGGGTGCGGCTGTCAGGCCATACAGCATCTGGGGAGGTGTGCCGAGGTGAGTGCCGCGAGGAGAGTGACATGACGCGCTACTTCAGGCTCACCGACGACATGACCAGCTCGGGGCGCTGGGAGTTGGGCACTCCCGTCAACGACCAAGGCCAGGAATG
This DNA window, taken from Archangium lipolyticum, encodes the following:
- a CDS encoding membrane dipeptidase, with protein sequence MSRRPLALLSAVLLSQACNPVTEESPAPAPEAATAVEQPLAVAGFAELHHHMFAEEAFGGGWFHGSHTGTLVSCDGGEPESDHARVRMDLSNLLNVCPNAGGVDLSSTPVLAQLFGIGGAVGSEFIGKIEGTEGDTGLHLGRKQVPTQWPRWDTIAHQQAWEGWLKQAKDGGLSLVTVSLVSNGFLCSALPYQNLNRPCDEMADIELQLQMARDFDARTDWAEIALSPAHARQIIGAGKLAMVLSIETSKLFGTKDWRAELNRFHSLGVRSIQPVHQLDNRFGGAALHNAIFQAAQFLENCHIDTDCGVTGNGFTLGFDVDANCRNVKGLTADGRALVQEMMAKGMLIDVAHMSERSVRDTFAVSQANSYYPLYVSHGHFREVMNPKLAENEKTTPAWVVKQLRQTGGMFGLRTAHDETRAYTRTAVANSCQGSTRSLAQAYEFGRQGLKVPMAFGADLNGFIQQTRPRFGSYGACSAGFKAEADAQAAQQRISGPARLGTDFDVYGLAHVGLLPDVVRDLKQLGVNTTGLENSAETFIRMWERAQSTRTGMADAAADIDTSGVAPYVEKATREAQYPQVCGKAYAPNSKVLGETCRFNEECVSAKCTSLDCGNITGTCICDGDNDCATSQYCGWGLNTGICQNKKARGALCSENRECLSNNCRWTFTCG
- a CDS encoding xanthine dehydrogenase family protein molybdopterin-binding subunit, producing the protein MSDSLPKKGWRPTRRQFLLGLGVGGTGAVALGLPALRLGVAEWFDKGDMPTPKGKLDPTVWFELFPDDRVRLHLPKVEMGQGVHTALAQIAAEELEVPWEQLEVVHASTSRGPVDSQGTSGSQTVVGLFTPLREVAATLREMLRAEAARQLSVPAASLVAAAGTFSVRDQPERKLRYGEVVAKHTGTWEVPEQAPALKPAKDFQLIGQSMPRVDMEAKLTGQPVYAYDQRLPGMLYGAVARPPRLGSTLRSAREGQAPQQPGVVAVVVEGDFAAVAAESRAQAYAALAHLELEWSEGESLQQADIEALTTVKEGEGVIVQDEGDAPAHLGRGKPLSAEYRTPIAAHAHLEPQAALVEVKPERVRVWMATQVPGSIRKQVAKALDREEESVELLPTYLGGGFGRRLDARPAIEAARLSRATGRPVHVGWNRTEEFRQGFFRPPTHHQLRASLDESGRVLAFEHQQASGDVIFSLIPEVAAAVLGADLGAWRGGSIRYAVAHRQARAQRVKLPVPTGTWRGLGLLANTFALESFMDELAHAAGEDPLAFRLKHLPEDELGRRWRKVLEAAASRAGWGTAAPEGRARGIACSMDVKTLVAQVAEVSVEGGRVRVHRFTSAVDCGLVINPDGAMAQVEGAVMMGLSSTLSERITVKQGQVEAENFHDYPLLTMADAPDVETVLVGEGDTPHGMGEPPMGPVAAAVANAVFTLTGKRLRSLPLRLG
- a CDS encoding uracil-xanthine permease family protein; this translates as MQPPLPLQKKVVLGLQHTIAMFGATVLVPLLTGLNPSVALFGAGLATLLFHVLTGLGVPIFLGSSFAFIAPIIAVLKAEGPAAVGGGLLAAGAMYIVFSALVKAVGIQRIQQIFPPIVTGPVIIVIGLGLANVAVNQAQSHWGLALVTLLAAIITSVFARGLFKMIPILIAVIAGYVTSLVLGAVEPAKLDAIRDAAWVGLPAFHAPAFSWTAIFVLAPVAVVTFIEHIGDVIVNGRVVGKNFLERPGLPRTLFADGIANMVSAALGGPAATTYAENTGVLAVTRVYDPAVLRIAAGFAMLFGLSPKLAAVFQSLPAGVLGGVSILLFGMIASVGIRTLSEARIDFAHSRNLIVVSLILVLGLGGAKVPLTFGGVHLELHGMALAALVGILANALLPASLDREELDAHPAQESPPTSDSTRGVK
- a CDS encoding (2Fe-2S)-binding protein; this translates as MKLDINGKEHEVSDENPHRVLLWVLRDELGLVGTRFSCGAGICGACTVHVDGVATRACISPISLLAGKRIRTVEGLSRPGPDGKPRLHPVQRAFLQVQAPQCGWCMSGQMMTAAALLEKNPSPSPEQVVEAMSHNYCRCGTYPRIKKAVLAAASQLAEETEP
- a CDS encoding glucan 1,4-alpha-glucosidase is translated as MSFIHAGDNHPSARQPILRPHGWLALVTGLLLLSGCAGPPAPGRPGSLAIWTPANKVGFGTAHGESSHVWYTLGASGELTEVYYPTLGTPSVRDLRFVVSDGRTFAESEQDATEHRVELVEPRSLTYRQVNTARSGRYRLTKTYVTDPGRDALLVDVRFESLSGEPYALYVVYDPSLSNDGMDDSGTSHDGVLLATDAKAASALMARPAFTRTSSGFLGVSDGWTDLREDYTLSWSYGSASEGNVVQTARLAVDGRSRQQVTLALGFGPTAREAQRTARGSLETGFQELAQRYAAGWHAYLDSLSPAPASAQAWRTTYDVSVMVMAASEDKTYRGAYIASPSMPWVWGTRKLENPSGPYHLVWSRDLYQVATALLAAGDRAGAERSLDHLFQVQQKPDGSFPQNAEVDGTPRWTSLQLDEVALPIVLAWQLGRADARTYTEHIRKAADFLVANGPITPQERWENQGGYSPGTIAAEVAGLICAADLARRNGDTASAERYEATADAWQRQVEGWTVTANGPLAQHPYYLRLTKDGNPNAGTTYSVGDGGPSAVDQRRVVDPSFLELVRLGVKPADDPAIVRTLPVVDAQLRVETPNGPFWRRYDFDGYGETREGAPWDISEPDTGLTLGRAWPIFAGERGEYALLVGQPADGFLAAMARSGNDGYMLPEQVWDGRPPSGEPGFVPGEGTFSATPLVWSHAQFVRLAWSIQAGYPVEQPSVVACRYARVCRE